One window of the Torulaspora delbrueckii CBS 1146 chromosome 6, complete genome genome contains the following:
- the RRP9 gene encoding ribosomal RNA-processing protein RRP9 (similar to Saccharomyces cerevisiae RRP9 (YPR137W); ancestral locus Anc_3.474): MSEIRGAKKRKLRAEDRPAPAEDEEITDPSSNEDEGSVDLAEEEHDEEILESDEEFEGENPADKRRRLAKQYLANLKEDAQTVMAEKTLGDDNEDGEQMVDDYNNFDARAMDEDIVASRLKQDVAEQQGRVYRFIADKLLLSEAKTTFSRVGETNLTCISCYQPTLNKFTYGDDKAGSKNKGRVFAYTVSKCLQLTKYDITDFDKRPKKLKYSKGGSKYVPKNAHEYENTTEGHYDDILTVAASSDGKYVVTGGKDRKLIIWSTESLSPVKVLPTKDRRGEVLSLTFRKNSDQLYASCADFKIRTYSVKQFSQLETLFGHHDLVADISSLSLERCVTVGSRDRTAMLWKIPDETRLTFRGGDDPERLAKKWMKEHATETEDGEVVYPNEAEVPAFYSEGSIDVVSMVDDSHFVTGSDNGNICLWSLAKKKPVFTQRIAHGTAPLPESTKISGELDEEVREKQLAEKRLSHPYWITAIYAIPYSNIFVSGSWNGVLKVWKIAENLRGFELLGDLNNCKGVVTKIQAVESGKHGKETFRVLASVSKEHRLGRWISKVPGARNGIYSAVIQQGNF, translated from the coding sequence ATGTCTGAAATCAGAGGAGctaaaaagagaaaactCAGGGCAGAAGATCGACCAGCACCtgctgaggatgaagagatcaCCGATCCTTCTTcgaatgaagatgagggTTCAGTAGATTTGGCTGAGGAGGAGCACGATGAGGAGATTCTGGAGtctgatgaagagtttgaaggaGAGAATCCTGCTgacaagagaagaagattggcCAAACAATATCTTGCGAACTTAAAAGAGGATGCACAGACTGTGATGGCTGAGAAGACTCTTGGAGATGATAATGAGGACGGTGAGCAAATGGTTGATGACTACAACAACTTTGATGCTCGTGCCATGGATGAGGATATTGTGGCATCTAGGTTAAAGCAGGATGTTGCTGAACAGCAGGGGCGTGTATACCGATTCATTGCTGACAAGCTTTTACTGTCAGAAGCCAAGACCACTTTCTCGAGAGTTGGTGAGACTAATTTGACTTGCATAAGTTGCTACCAGCCTACGTTGAATAAATTTACTTATGGTGATGATAAAGCAGGTTCAAAGAATAAAGGAAGAGTTTTCGCCTACACGGTGAGCAAGTGtcttcaattgacaaaGTACGATATCACGGATTTCGACAAAAGGCCGAAGAAACTAAAATATTCAAAAGGTGGTTCGAAATATGTACCCAAGAACGCACATGAGTATGAAAATACTACGGAGGGTCACTACGACGATATACTTACTGTGGCCGCTTCATCAGATGGGAAGTACGTGGTGACTGGAGGTAAGGATAGAAAGCTAATAATATGGAGTACGGAATCTTTATCACCTGTTAAAGTTTTACCGACTAAAGACAGGCGAGGAGAAGTTCTATCGCTAACTTTCAGAAAAAACTCAGATCAACTGTACGCATCATGCGcagatttcaagataagGACATATTCGGTGAAGCAGTTTTCACAATTAGAGACCCTTTTTGGTCATCACGATTTGGTTGCAGATATCTCTTCGTTGAGCTTGGAGAGATGTGTCACGGTGGGATCCAGAGATAGGACAGCCATGTTGTGGAAGATTCCCGATGAAACGAGATTGACCTTCAGAGGTGGTGATGACCCTGAGAGATTGGCCAAAAAATGGATGAAAGAACACGCCACGGAAACTGAGGATGGGGAAGTCGTATATCCTAATGAAGCGGAAGTACCAGCATTTTACAGTGAAGGAAGCATTGATGTCGTAAGCATGGTTGATGACTCACACTTTGTCACAGGTTCCGATAATGGTAACATCTGTTTGTGGTCTCTGGCGAAAAAGAAGCCGGTTTTCACCCAGAGGATCGCTCACGGTACAGCTCCATTGCCCGAGTCGACAAAGATCTCTGGTGAGTTAGACGAAGAGGTGAGAGAGAAGCAATTAGCTGAGAAAAGACTATCTCACCCTTACTGGATCACAGCCATTTACGCTATACCATACTCTAACATCTTCGTTTCCGGTTCATGGAACGGAGTGCTAAAAGTTTGGAAAATTGCCGAAAACTTAAGAGGATTTGAGTTACTAGGTGATTTGAACAACTGCAAAGGTGTGGTGACCAAGATCCAAGCCGTTGAAAGCGGTAAGCATGGCAAGGAAACATTCCGTGTCCTGGCAAGTGTCAGTAAAGAGCATAGATTAGGTAGATGGATTTCTAAAGTCCCCGGTGCAAGAAACGGTATATATTCAGCCGTGATCCAGCAAGGGAATTTTTGA
- the TDEL0F03600 gene encoding ammonium transporter (similar to Saccharomyces cerevisiae MEP1 (YGR121C) and MEP3 (YPR138C); ancestral locus Anc_3.475), with protein MAGGFVWTESYDGATVAFMILGAALVFVMCPGLGFLYSGLARRKSALALIWAVLMATHVGMLQWYFWGYSLAFSNTAPNNKFIGNLDSFGFRNVYGQTDESVEYPEIAFAVFQMMFLCVTLSIIAGATAERGRLLPHMVFLFLFATIVYCPITYWIWAPGGWAYQWGVLDWAGGGPVEILSAVGGFVYSYFLGRRKESLLINFRPHNVSMVTLGTSLLWFGWLAFNAATSLSPNLKSVYAFMNTNVSAVTGGMTWCLLDFRLERKWSTVGLCSGIICGLVAATPSSGCITLYGSLIQGIIAGIVCNFSTKIKYYMKVDDSLDLLAEHGIAGIVGLFFNALFGADWVIGMDGVTEHGGGWITHNWKQMYKQIAYIAACAGYSATVTAIICFVLNKIPGLQLRVDEEAEAHGLDEDQIGEFAYDYVEVRRDYYQWGVDTDNAHSLGDSEANHHHSITADTTASSGEAADESPNSEKGPIPQQTA; from the coding sequence ATGGCTGGTGGATTTGTATGGACTGAGAGCTACGATGGAGCTACTGTAGCATTTATGATACTGGGAGCTGCCCTGGTATTTGTGATGTGCCCAGGACTGGGGTTTCTATACTCTGGGTTAGCTAGACGTAAGTCTGCTTTGGCACTCATATGGGCTGTATTGATGGCTACACATGTGGGTATGCTTCAATGGTACTTCTGGGGTTATTCACTGGCTTTCTCAAATACTGCACCTAATAACAAGTTCATTGGTAACTTGGATTCTTTTGGGTTCCGTAACGTTTATGGTCAGACCGATGAGAGTGTAGAATATCCCGAGATTGCATTTGCAGTGTTCCAGATGATGTTTCTGTGTGTTACTTTGAGTATTATCGCAGGTGCCACTGCTGAGAGAGGCCGTTTGCTGCCGCATATGGTTTTCTTGTTCCTCTTTGCAACGATTGTGTACTGTCCAATTACTTATTGGATTTGGGCTCCCGGTGGCTGGGCCTACCAATGGGGGGTCTTGGACTGGGCTGGTGGTGGACCAGTTGAAATCTTGAGTGCTGTTGGCGGGTTTGTCTATTCGTACTTCTTGGGCCGTCGGAAGGAAAGCCTCTTGATTAATTTTAGACCCCATAATGTGTCCATGGTGACTCTCGGTACATCTTTATTGTGGTTTGGATGGCTAGCATTCAATGCTGCTACCTCCTTGtcaccaaatttgaagTCCGTGTATGCATTTATGAACACTAATGTGAGTGCTGTAACCGGTGGTATGACATGGTGTTTGCTAGATTTCAGACTAGAGCGTAAATGGTCTACGGTGGGTCTATGTTCTGGTATCATTTGTGGGCTTGTAGCTGCTACACCAAGTTCTGGTTGCATAACATTGTATGGATCGCTAATCCAGGGTATTATTGCCGGTATCGTGTGTAACTTCTCCACCAAGATCAAGTACTACATGAAAGTGGACGATTCTCTCGATCTTTTGGCTGAGCACGGTATCGCAGGTATCGTGggattgttcttcaacGCCTTATTTGGTGCTGACTGGGTCATTGGTATGGATGGAGTTACAGAACACGGTGGTGGCTGGATCACACACAATTGGAAGCAAATGTATAAGCAAATCGCTTACATTGCAGCCTGCGCTGGTTACTCTGCTACAGTGACTGCAATCATCTGCTTCGTGCTAAACAAGATCCCTGGATTACAACTAAGAGTCGACGAAGAGGCAGAGGCCCATGGTCTCGACGAGGACCAAATTGGAGAATTCGCTTACGATTACGTTGAGGTGAGAAGAGATTATTATCAGTGGGGAGTCGACACAGACAACGCACATAGTCTCGGCGATAGCGAAGCTAATCACCACCATAGTATCACTGCTGATACGACTGCATCTTCCGGTGAGGCTGCTGATGAGTCACCAAACTCGGAGAAGGGGCCTATACCGCAACAAACTGCATAA